A genomic segment from Pseudobacteriovorax antillogorgiicola encodes:
- a CDS encoding MinD/ParA family protein, which produces MYDINRSQKEQVGNSSRVSPFVVDHFDSWQMAASVRTNITSPYNIPIIGAVGGGKGGVGKSIVSANIASMLAQFGFRVLVIDLDIGCSNLHSHFGVSMPKKSIADFLISRRLSFRDIILPAPIQGVAFVAGGREDQLLHEIESSQEAVVRLWEAIYDSKRNFKVDIVLLDLGAGTHRHTLDFFVGSHLGILTVLPEPTSIENAYVFLKMVLMKMMMNIGENTRQQETAHDIVEALGKMSGGSLNKGYAHFIRSMKISYPRFVHNYQQSVTGRYTGILVNQTRDQGDMDIGHSMEHICAKYFGLQSKYLGYLNHDEAVLKSLRNRRLLIADFPHSMIAKRISIAASNCLNLLGIQRRV; this is translated from the coding sequence ATGTACGATATTAATCGATCGCAGAAAGAACAAGTCGGAAACTCTAGTCGAGTGAGTCCATTCGTAGTGGATCATTTCGATAGCTGGCAAATGGCTGCTTCTGTGCGGACTAACATCACAAGTCCCTATAACATTCCCATTATTGGTGCTGTCGGAGGGGGTAAGGGTGGAGTTGGTAAAAGTATAGTAAGTGCTAACATCGCATCGATGCTCGCTCAATTTGGGTTCCGTGTTCTCGTTATCGATCTCGACATAGGTTGCTCCAATCTGCATTCTCATTTTGGAGTCTCGATGCCTAAAAAATCGATTGCAGATTTTCTCATTAGTCGACGCTTGAGTTTTCGGGATATCATCCTTCCGGCTCCGATTCAAGGTGTGGCCTTTGTAGCGGGTGGTCGAGAGGATCAATTGTTGCACGAAATTGAGTCGTCTCAAGAAGCGGTTGTCCGGCTTTGGGAGGCTATTTACGATTCGAAACGAAATTTCAAGGTTGATATCGTTCTGTTAGATCTGGGGGCTGGTACCCATCGTCACACCTTAGACTTCTTCGTTGGAAGTCACCTAGGAATACTTACAGTGTTGCCAGAACCAACTTCGATCGAAAATGCTTACGTATTTCTGAAGATGGTGCTCATGAAGATGATGATGAATATCGGAGAGAATACTCGGCAGCAGGAAACTGCGCACGATATTGTCGAGGCTCTTGGCAAGATGAGCGGTGGTAGCTTGAACAAAGGCTACGCTCACTTTATCAGGAGTATGAAAATCTCTTATCCTAGATTTGTTCATAATTACCAGCAATCCGTCACAGGGCGCTACACTGGTATTTTAGTGAATCAAACAAGAGATCAGGGTGATATGGACATCGGACATTCGATGGAACACATTTGTGCTAAGTACTTCGGACTTCAGTCGAAATATTTAGGTTATCTAAACCATGATGAGGCTGTTCTCAAATCGCTCCGTAATCGACGGCTTTTGATAGCGGACTTTCCCCATAGTATGATTGCTAAGAGGATCTCGATCGCAGCATCTAATTGTCTCAATCTGCTAGGAATCCAAAGGAGGGTGTGA
- a CDS encoding cyclic nucleotide-binding domain-containing protein gives MNKTGVISPELLEQFRDPDWGSDRLQQISLFKAFDPDILRDIYKLGEVQSIRKASHAVIEGEPSRGLYLILHGSLSVYKNDPITGDSHRLATMEEGDSFGELSLFDDAPRSATVMADIFSYVFYLDAERFERFLAQAGAHIMALFYKTCAISMSEKFRTLNSEYITSQQLLWKYALRKDRKSDKASSS, from the coding sequence ATGAATAAAACAGGCGTCATATCCCCCGAGCTCTTGGAGCAGTTTCGCGATCCCGATTGGGGTTCCGATCGGCTCCAGCAAATATCCCTATTCAAAGCTTTTGATCCCGATATTTTAAGAGATATTTATAAGTTGGGAGAGGTACAATCGATTCGCAAGGCCTCCCACGCCGTCATCGAGGGAGAGCCTTCTCGGGGACTCTACTTGATTCTACACGGTTCTCTATCAGTCTACAAAAATGACCCTATCACGGGCGACTCCCACCGCCTGGCTACGATGGAAGAGGGTGATAGCTTTGGTGAGCTTAGTCTGTTTGATGATGCCCCCCGATCAGCCACTGTCATGGCAGATATTTTCTCCTACGTATTTTATCTTGATGCAGAACGCTTCGAAAGGTTTCTAGCTCAGGCTGGAGCGCATATCATGGCTCTTTTTTATAAAACTTGTGCGATTTCTATGAGCGAAAAGTTTAGAACTTTGAACAGCGAGTACATCACATCTCAGCAGCTGCTCTGGAAGTACGCTCTTCGCAAAGATAGAAAGTCTGATAAGGCAAGCTCCTCGTAG
- a CDS encoding helix-turn-helix domain-containing protein — MGGFEKDSGYGNDIKAAALGSLSGQSFYEVLEISHDASRIQIREAYIRLKNTYSQGNQALYSLISEEDAQESLDSLEEAYRVLYDDRLRKDYDQALLEAKSKRRGALDPFANDPKSVSLTEEPAAAIEGEEDVWGERKQAANKPRKETANTMRFAGSALSENIQEEISRIITQSEECEGSVLKALREVQGVSLDELQERTKVSLQYIIALENNDFHTLPSIVYVKGFLKILFQYLGVRTNTEQMIDKYLEYLKHWQKSKGIEQS; from the coding sequence ATGGGTGGTTTTGAAAAAGACTCAGGATACGGCAATGATATCAAGGCTGCAGCGCTGGGGAGCCTGAGTGGTCAAAGCTTTTATGAAGTACTCGAAATATCCCACGATGCAAGTCGCATCCAGATTCGGGAAGCATATATCCGCTTGAAAAACACCTATTCTCAAGGCAACCAAGCCCTGTATTCACTGATTTCCGAAGAAGATGCCCAGGAGTCTTTAGATAGTTTAGAGGAAGCGTATCGAGTTTTGTATGATGACCGACTTCGCAAAGACTATGACCAAGCTCTACTCGAAGCTAAGAGCAAGAGGCGAGGTGCCCTAGACCCATTTGCCAATGATCCTAAAAGTGTTTCGCTAACGGAAGAGCCTGCGGCAGCTATTGAGGGTGAGGAGGATGTCTGGGGGGAAAGAAAGCAAGCTGCTAACAAACCCCGTAAGGAGACAGCGAACACCATGAGATTTGCAGGTTCAGCACTTTCTGAAAATATCCAAGAAGAAATCTCGCGGATTATCACCCAGAGTGAAGAATGCGAAGGCTCAGTGCTCAAGGCTTTGCGAGAGGTTCAGGGAGTCAGTTTAGACGAGCTTCAGGAGCGTACCAAAGTGTCTTTGCAGTACATCATAGCTTTGGAAAATAACGACTTCCATACTCTGCCGTCGATTGTGTATGTTAAGGGCTTTCTCAAGATATTGTTCCAATACCTAGGGGTGCGGACCAATACTGAACAAATGATCGATAAGTATTTGGAGTACTTGAAGCATTGGCAGAAGAGCAAGGGCATCGAACAATCCTAG
- a CDS encoding FliG C-terminal domain-containing protein: MKYFLVLSLFWTAIGLAQETNVSAQRLELKTKNQVNSRIEPILRRLCSGNCEIVEVQVDIQPKVSDGQDMGFEGTLDDVRPQEFEVRKISMDIQIDSRITEENKQRLERIIILNLRSFALAAEVNWSQIMIPRIGGNNDSLDALKSNLDSQLRTQINKVINRYCPDQCILEQISVRGEPLTLDQSKALPERRVVKGLTGDMNMRVDQVLIDMTMDEALAEVQREKIAQILRARTRFVTPVEFGINVTPFPETYLSVKERQKMEQEDPYGLEKLRQMLIMFRDLAGTKEIITNTKSELDRSISSETSSESTSSSESSETTASNNTSTAKRLDINSESSVESMSTEEIAIYVACLILLLTLMAIALMKFSRANKAANEMVVASQGPGAHHRGGLSRGGEEEGEFAMGGDTVVREGPDAVVADSSVRLNLKVKAMKEELLKMFMEQPKVAKDTFSRMIREDGIEETAKYVFVFGHIVVFELLSDPTLQRDLYELSEYYHRSDYRFSIKEEYDLLSILKTRVTASEIRVLTQKSSEKFEFLTKLDAGQIYNLIKDEKIQVQSIVLTQLDRKKRTAVFEMYQGQSKVKLLAELSEADAIPKEYLLNVAQALQKKVKASPEYDTENLRSSDILLDLLERSSLQEQKKLMSTLQENNAETARSLKMKLVTVEILPYLKDGHLLEVILGMERESLLMFLAACPDHIRDLLINKAPEELADSWIEDLESIGAVDEGNSRMASMKVTNRIRNLANNGVISLLEINDMIFSQDHGSPEDQDYMPSLDSHVVAA; the protein is encoded by the coding sequence ATGAAGTATTTTTTAGTCTTAAGTTTGTTTTGGACTGCAATCGGCCTAGCGCAAGAAACAAATGTCAGCGCCCAGCGGCTCGAACTAAAAACTAAAAATCAGGTGAATAGCCGGATCGAACCCATACTGCGGCGACTGTGTTCGGGTAACTGTGAAATTGTTGAAGTTCAGGTGGACATTCAGCCCAAGGTTTCCGATGGCCAAGATATGGGGTTCGAAGGCACTTTGGATGATGTCAGGCCGCAGGAATTTGAAGTTCGAAAGATTTCGATGGATATTCAGATCGATAGTCGTATCACTGAAGAGAATAAACAACGCCTAGAGCGCATCATCATACTTAACCTACGATCTTTCGCCCTCGCGGCTGAAGTTAATTGGTCACAGATTATGATTCCGCGGATCGGCGGCAACAATGATTCCCTTGATGCGCTTAAGAGCAACTTGGATAGTCAACTCAGAACCCAAATCAATAAGGTTATCAATCGCTACTGCCCAGACCAGTGTATTCTAGAACAAATTAGCGTCCGGGGCGAACCACTTACTTTGGACCAATCGAAAGCACTCCCTGAACGACGGGTTGTCAAAGGCTTGACAGGTGACATGAATATGCGGGTCGATCAAGTATTGATCGACATGACAATGGACGAGGCCTTAGCTGAGGTGCAGCGAGAAAAGATTGCCCAGATTCTAAGAGCTAGGACTCGGTTTGTGACCCCCGTTGAGTTCGGTATCAACGTTACCCCTTTTCCAGAAACCTATCTATCGGTGAAGGAAAGACAGAAAATGGAGCAAGAAGATCCCTATGGCTTGGAAAAGCTGCGACAGATGCTTATCATGTTCCGGGATCTAGCGGGCACGAAGGAGATCATTACAAATACCAAGTCTGAATTGGATCGAAGTATTTCTTCTGAAACCTCTTCGGAATCGACAAGTTCCTCGGAAAGCAGTGAAACCACGGCCTCAAATAACACAAGTACCGCTAAGAGGCTCGATATCAACTCTGAGTCCTCTGTGGAATCCATGAGCACAGAGGAAATCGCAATTTATGTAGCTTGTCTGATCTTGCTTCTGACTTTGATGGCAATAGCCCTCATGAAGTTCAGTCGAGCAAACAAGGCAGCGAATGAAATGGTCGTGGCAAGTCAGGGCCCAGGCGCCCATCATCGAGGAGGTCTATCCCGTGGTGGTGAGGAGGAGGGCGAGTTTGCAATGGGTGGAGACACCGTTGTGCGCGAAGGTCCTGATGCGGTAGTGGCAGATTCGTCTGTACGTCTCAATCTTAAAGTTAAGGCTATGAAGGAAGAGCTGCTTAAGATGTTTATGGAGCAGCCTAAGGTAGCAAAGGATACGTTCTCGCGGATGATACGAGAAGATGGGATTGAAGAGACAGCGAAGTATGTCTTCGTTTTTGGTCATATTGTGGTATTCGAGCTACTTAGTGATCCAACTTTACAGCGTGACTTGTATGAATTGAGTGAGTACTATCACCGAAGCGACTATCGCTTCTCTATAAAGGAAGAGTACGACCTGTTATCAATTCTAAAGACAAGAGTCACAGCCAGTGAAATCAGAGTTTTGACCCAGAAGTCGTCAGAAAAATTTGAGTTTTTGACAAAATTAGATGCCGGACAGATCTACAATCTTATTAAAGATGAAAAAATTCAGGTTCAGAGTATTGTTCTAACCCAATTAGATAGAAAGAAGAGAACTGCGGTATTCGAAATGTACCAAGGGCAATCTAAAGTGAAGCTCCTTGCTGAATTATCCGAAGCCGATGCCATTCCAAAAGAGTATCTACTTAATGTTGCCCAGGCCTTGCAGAAGAAAGTTAAGGCGAGCCCTGAATATGACACAGAAAATTTGAGAAGTTCTGATATTCTCCTCGATCTGCTTGAGCGATCTTCCTTGCAAGAACAGAAAAAGCTGATGTCGACCTTGCAAGAGAACAATGCGGAAACAGCAAGGAGCCTAAAAATGAAGCTAGTCACAGTCGAAATCTTGCCCTATCTTAAAGATGGTCATTTGCTTGAAGTGATCCTTGGTATGGAGAGAGAGTCCCTGCTCATGTTCCTGGCTGCATGTCCCGATCATATTCGCGACTTACTTATCAACAAAGCACCGGAAGAGCTTGCTGATAGCTGGATAGAAGATCTTGAAAGCATCGGCGCCGTGGATGAGGGTAATAGCCGCATGGCATCGATGAAGGTAACGAATCGTATCCGTAACCTTGCAAATAACGGGGTCATCAGCCTGCTAGAGATCAATGATATGATCTTCTCCCAGGATCATGGCTCTCCAGAAGATCAGGACTACATGCCGTCGCTAGATTCTCATGTGGTTGCTGCCTAG
- a CDS encoding FAD-dependent oxidoreductase, with product MSSKKSDKEQYDLVVIGSGPAGISAAIQARKLKRSVAIVERNPDNLGGAWIHTGTIPSKTFREVLAAVRSIDRHVGSHWVQRLVNDLSTDKLKQRADEVSNDEESLLIKQLEDFEIPVYRGYGFVDSK from the coding sequence ATGAGTTCCAAAAAATCGGACAAAGAGCAGTATGATCTCGTAGTTATCGGTAGCGGCCCAGCTGGCATCAGCGCTGCCATCCAGGCTCGCAAACTCAAACGCTCGGTCGCGATCGTCGAAAGAAACCCGGATAACCTAGGCGGTGCTTGGATTCATACAGGAACCATTCCATCAAAAACTTTCCGAGAAGTTCTCGCTGCCGTACGCTCCATCGATCGCCACGTAGGCTCCCATTGGGTTCAAAGACTGGTCAACGATCTTTCCACGGACAAGCTAAAGCAGCGGGCCGATGAAGTTTCCAATGACGAGGAAAGCCTCCTGATCAAGCAGCTTGAAGACTTTGAAATCCCTGTGTATCGGGGCTATGGCTTTGTTGACAGCAAA
- a CDS encoding DsbA family protein, whose amino-acid sequence MKYASVWVSLGCLALSVNASANLLVDGKQRSIQDVAPRYANQLYRVQMKAYEEEKKILEDALLDQYFQDEARRKKLDEKQLKADILQVKDPADAELKSFYQENKDRIRQPLDAIRDDLRNFLKQRKEAEAKQDLLLRLEKKGRYRVVLNQPQQPKFEIRTKSFFSRGKKGSKVQVVEFADYRCPHCRSASLLFEDLYEAYGKSVEFVFIDFPVLKGLSHDVAKAAYCAGEQKKFWPYHKKAFERQASLNPTELETLAKELNLDLDSFNACRSSQAASDFVDKGAQEADRLGLSGTPSFFVNGKLVLNTSKLELTRLIDQELKTSH is encoded by the coding sequence ATGAAATACGCGAGCGTATGGGTCTCTCTTGGCTGTCTGGCCTTGTCGGTCAACGCCTCAGCCAATCTTCTAGTTGATGGCAAGCAGCGATCGATTCAAGACGTCGCACCTCGCTATGCTAACCAACTGTACCGGGTCCAGATGAAAGCCTATGAGGAAGAAAAAAAAATTCTTGAGGACGCTTTGCTGGACCAGTATTTTCAAGATGAGGCTCGTCGCAAGAAACTCGATGAGAAGCAGTTGAAGGCCGATATTCTTCAAGTTAAAGACCCAGCAGATGCCGAACTGAAATCTTTCTATCAGGAGAACAAAGATCGCATTCGTCAGCCCTTAGATGCCATCAGAGACGATTTGCGTAATTTTTTGAAGCAGCGCAAAGAAGCGGAAGCGAAGCAGGATCTGCTTCTTAGATTGGAGAAGAAAGGTCGTTACCGGGTGGTTTTAAATCAACCGCAACAACCGAAGTTTGAAATCCGGACAAAGTCTTTTTTTAGCAGGGGCAAAAAAGGAAGCAAGGTCCAGGTAGTGGAGTTTGCTGATTACCGCTGCCCTCATTGTCGCTCTGCCTCGCTTCTTTTTGAAGACTTGTATGAGGCCTATGGAAAATCCGTTGAGTTTGTTTTTATTGATTTTCCCGTCTTGAAGGGTCTGTCTCACGACGTTGCGAAGGCCGCCTATTGTGCAGGAGAACAGAAAAAATTTTGGCCTTATCACAAGAAAGCATTCGAGCGCCAGGCAAGTCTTAACCCTACTGAGTTAGAAACTTTGGCCAAGGAGCTTAACCTTGATTTAGACAGTTTCAACGCCTGCCGATCCAGTCAGGCTGCTTCGGACTTCGTTGATAAGGGAGCACAAGAGGCTGATCGCTTGGGTCTCTCGGGAACACCAAGCTTCTTCGTTAATGGTAAGCTGGTGCTCAATACCTCGAAACTTGAGCTAACAAGGCTGATCGATCAAGAGCTAAAAACATCCCACTGA
- a CDS encoding L,D-transpeptidase family protein, translating to MLVSEFMIKAMTLFVATTAVLAQSLFGASEYPMEAGLEKDIIFLHVDKQSLQAELRTWPESYESSEHLMTLKIAIGKAEGDKQVEGDNKTPEGIYFAQDLIDGRTLPAKYGPFAIPINFPNTFDRHLGKTGYGIWLHGVEKDARIEEAKVTEGCVAFYNADIEALAKWLKPQQTVILISDGRDEVNRPSDIQQVTSLTKGWQKNWAERNLDQYISHYRSNFRFRGNGLQGYREYKGRVFDSYHQMVVNFSNLRVFTHESYALSIMNQDFNGDDRYVSQGRKILYWTKDDSGWKISHEIFENRRFQRQSYSRELFAKLYENSPSAKAFSKKIEESKL from the coding sequence ATGTTAGTGAGCGAATTCATGATTAAAGCGATGACGCTGTTTGTGGCTACAACAGCGGTTCTAGCTCAAAGCCTCTTTGGTGCTTCTGAATACCCGATGGAAGCAGGTCTGGAGAAGGATATTATTTTTCTTCATGTAGACAAGCAGTCTTTGCAGGCGGAACTGCGCACGTGGCCAGAATCCTATGAGTCATCAGAACACCTGATGACTCTGAAGATTGCTATTGGGAAAGCTGAGGGCGATAAGCAAGTTGAGGGAGACAACAAAACTCCCGAAGGTATCTACTTTGCCCAGGACTTAATCGATGGTCGTACCCTACCTGCAAAGTACGGCCCGTTTGCAATTCCCATTAACTTTCCCAATACCTTCGATCGCCACCTAGGCAAAACAGGCTATGGCATCTGGTTGCATGGCGTTGAGAAGGATGCTCGCATTGAAGAAGCTAAGGTCACAGAGGGTTGTGTCGCTTTCTACAATGCAGATATTGAAGCCCTCGCGAAGTGGCTGAAACCCCAGCAAACCGTGATACTTATCTCGGACGGCCGTGATGAGGTGAATCGACCATCAGATATTCAGCAAGTTACATCTCTGACTAAGGGGTGGCAGAAAAACTGGGCAGAGCGAAATTTGGATCAGTATATCAGCCACTACCGGAGTAACTTCCGCTTTCGGGGCAATGGCTTGCAAGGCTATCGCGAGTACAAAGGCCGAGTGTTTGACAGTTACCATCAGATGGTAGTGAACTTCTCGAACTTGAGAGTTTTTACTCATGAGTCCTATGCCTTATCCATTATGAACCAGGATTTTAATGGCGATGATCGTTATGTGTCCCAAGGAAGGAAGATTCTCTACTGGACTAAAGATGATAGTGGTTGGAAAATTAGCCATGAAATCTTTGAGAATCGACGTTTCCAGAGACAAAGCTACTCACGAGAGCTTTTTGCGAAGCTTTATGAAAATTCTCCCAGTGCGAAGGCGTTCTCAAAGAAAATCGAGGAGTCTAAGCTATGA
- a CDS encoding RluA family pseudouridine synthase: MAEEQGHRTILEVAADFASQRLDEFVAENLDISRSQAQKLIKTGRILIEGQPSRPKDTVKEGQEIWLYSDALPSGPTFRPAPLDLSIVYEDEDLMVLNKAAGVVVHPGAGTGDQTTLIEGIVHYLNLGQKGAVTLPGESLRPGIVHRLDKDTSGVMVVAKNSTALASLASQFKEKTNLREYVALVDGFMTEEAIEVQSYLYRDPRHRTRYKSLAVEDYKALDEENRQGYKYAKSNFFRRRSYGRRFSLVQVRLDTGRTHQIRVHSKLLRMPILGDDTYGQKLQFPPDFPGVAKKAIAGIKRQMLHAKKLGFTHPRTGKKLGFEVPLPEDFKQVVAELESIMR; the protein is encoded by the coding sequence TTGGCAGAAGAGCAAGGGCATCGAACAATCCTAGAGGTAGCAGCAGACTTTGCGTCACAAAGATTAGATGAATTTGTGGCTGAAAACTTAGACATTTCGAGGAGTCAAGCGCAGAAGTTGATCAAGACGGGTAGAATCTTGATCGAAGGGCAACCCAGCAGACCTAAAGATACTGTTAAGGAAGGCCAGGAGATCTGGTTATATTCAGACGCACTACCATCAGGACCTACATTCCGTCCCGCCCCATTGGATCTCTCGATCGTTTACGAAGATGAAGACCTTATGGTTCTCAATAAAGCTGCTGGAGTTGTCGTCCACCCAGGCGCTGGAACCGGAGATCAAACAACGCTAATCGAGGGAATTGTTCACTATCTGAACCTAGGACAGAAGGGGGCTGTAACCCTTCCAGGTGAGTCTTTACGGCCAGGTATCGTCCATCGATTGGATAAGGATACCTCGGGCGTTATGGTAGTGGCAAAGAACTCAACGGCCCTAGCGAGCTTGGCATCTCAATTTAAAGAAAAAACGAATCTTCGGGAATATGTTGCGTTAGTTGATGGTTTTATGACGGAGGAAGCCATCGAAGTTCAAAGCTACCTATATCGCGACCCTCGCCATCGCACCCGATATAAGAGTTTAGCAGTCGAAGACTATAAAGCTCTGGACGAGGAGAACCGACAAGGGTACAAGTACGCGAAATCCAACTTTTTTCGGCGTCGAAGCTATGGACGACGTTTCTCGCTGGTACAGGTTCGATTAGATACCGGACGGACCCACCAGATCCGAGTCCACAGCAAGCTTCTACGGATGCCGATTCTTGGGGACGATACCTATGGCCAGAAGTTGCAATTTCCACCGGACTTTCCTGGAGTTGCAAAAAAGGCCATTGCAGGTATCAAGCGACAGATGTTGCATGCCAAAAAGCTAGGTTTTACCCATCCGAGGACCGGCAAAAAGCTCGGGTTTGAGGTGCCGCTGCCAGAGGATTTCAAGCAGGTTGTGGCCGAGTTAGAGTCGATAATGCGGTAG